DNA sequence from the Rattus rattus isolate New Zealand chromosome 2, Rrattus_CSIRO_v1, whole genome shotgun sequence genome:
GGAAGAGCATAAACAAGCCTGCTGCCAACACCCGGGACCACAGGCAAGAGATTTTTCCAGAACAACCTAAGAAGATCCATCCTCCGCCAAAAAGAGCCAATGTGCAATCCACCCAGAGGTAAAAAGCAGTAGCTCAGGCTAGACCACAGAGTTCAGAGCAAGAGGAGTGTCCCTGTAGAGCTAAGGCTATGGTCCTTTACCATGGGGCAAAAGAACAAGAgtcaacaccaacacacacacgtGACACACCACAGAGGTCTTTTATCATTGTGTATTTGAAGAATGtttacaaagtaaaaaaatagacattttatggGGTCTGAGTCTGAgacccacacatataaataaatgctttaaaaaggcATGAATAGCTATAAATTAAGGTGGGGTCTTGGTGCATCCACACAGTGAAGAATTCCAGAAGCTGGCAGGAGGGTTCCAGGTCAGGCACACTGGTCTCCACTGGCCACACACTTGAGGTCCCGGGTGAGCAGGGGAAAGAGGTTGAGGGTGACATAGGCCTTCAGGCAGCCAGGGGTCTCCTGAAAGGACAGGGCTGGCTCAGGGGCTGCTGggcctcagagctcccaggcccTGCAGACCCCAGTCCCCTGCCCAGACTCACCTTGCTCTGGGCCTCCTGGAGTCTGTGCAGCCAGCGGGAGAGGCGGCGGCTCTGGGGCCTGGGCTCTGCTGTGGGCTGAGGCTGTGTCTGTGGATCAAGGATGGGGACTGTGAGGTTGCTGCTGGGACTCAGGGCAAGCCCAAGGGGCTAGAGTCACAGTGTGGAGGAGACAGGGCCCCAGGACTCACACAGGTCTGCAGCTGGGAGTGGATGTGGCTCAGTGTGTGGAGAGGCTGGTCCAGGATGGTGACCAGGGCTGGGTCAGTCATGTTCCTCAAGACCTTCAGTGTCAGGGCCACCTCAGCCTGCAGGGCCTTTTGGCGCTCCTGGACCTGAGTAAGGAGACACGAGAGAGGACCCGTGAGGGAGCAGTGGTGGGAGGTCAAGGGAGACAGGTGAAGGGGACAGGACTGGGGACATCTGAGATGCagagggacaggggacagaggaggagcCACAGTCAATGGGCTCACACAGTGGACAGGTCGTGGGACTGCTggtgaggaagagaagcaggaaaggggagACACAAACAGCACCCAGATGAGGAGGCCTCTGAGGGCAGGCCGTGTCCAGCTCCCACTCACCTGCAGCTGCTGCAGGTCCCCATCTCTGGGCAAGAGGCGGGAAGCGCGCCTCCACATCCTTCTGGGGCAGCCCTCTTCCTGGAGAACAAAGACACAGGTTAGCCTACACAGGAGGGTGAAGGTTAGGTCACCCACTgcagtggggctgggggtgggtcaAGCAAGGAAAGATGAAGTTCCCGGCTATTAAGACAGAGattcctccccagcactggttACAAGATGGCCACTGCACTGTTAGTGAGCAGGAGATAGCCCAACTTGGGATTATCCTGGGGagtgggttggggttggggattatcCTAGTGTGggagctcaaaaaaaaaaaaaagagtctgaggTTAGCTCACTGAAGGAAGAGTAGAAATTAGTCTCCCGTGTGAATCTGAATAGTGGGGCTTagactattacagaaaatgtTGGTTTTCTGTTCCCACCCAAGAAAGGGTGGACACTAGCTCACTGCAGCAAGAGTAGCTTCAGCCCAGGGGCTAAGGTTAGCCCACTACAGCAGGTGTTGAGTTCAGCCCACTGCAGAAAGTGTGGAGACTTTTATCCCAGTCAGCTTAAGGGATGAAACCCAGAAAGGGAGGGGTGGATGAGGCTAGCCcacaggagggcagagggagactCACAAGGGCATCCTTGGCCTTTCTGAAGGCCTGCAGCTGTTGTGGGGACAGAGACTTGAACTGAGCAATGTTGCAATCCTTTGCTTCCACTGGGAGCCTGGTGGCCCTGGGCACAGGGTGAGCTTGGGTTCTTGTCAGCACTGTggccagcagcaggaggaggaggagcatgtGGCCCCCAGCTGTTTCTGtgacacagagggacagagtgAGATGTGTAGCAAGGGGTCTCTGGGGacactcacccacacaccatTCTGGGGACTCACCTGGCTTCATGTTGCTCGCTGAGGTCTGTGAGGAGTTGGGGACTCAAGTCTCCCTGGAGGTTGTCTCTGGGTCTTGCGTGGTGTCTTTGGCCTGGGTTTCCCTGTGGCTCTCAGCCTGTTGCCGTGTGGGGCCTGAGGGGCTGAGTGTCCAGCGGTGTCTGGAATGCACTGCCATCCCTGCTCCACGCTTTTAACCTGTCCTGATGGGCAGCCCCAGCTGATGTAGGAAAAGTGAAAATAAGGCAGCAGGTTGACACCTGCCACTAGGGGAGCCCAGGCTGGGGAAGCCCAGAGAGCAGGGTGTGGCGAGAGCAGGTGAGACActgcaaggaaagagaaaatgacagaGATCCAGGTCACCTGGGGCAAGGTTCGTCAGGAGGTTCCCACAGGAGCTTGTGGCTGGGGCAGCTTCAGGGCAGAGGCTCAGGTCCTTGGTTTGGTCCTGCGGCAGATACTTGCCTGGGGTACAGAGAAGACCAGACGTACTGGGCACAATACTGAGAAAATGTCGGTGCTCAGAGGCGGGCGTGGCTCTCTGCTCATCTGAGAGTCTGCTATGGCTGTGGCACAGCTGGCTCTGAATTGCTTCAGTTTGATTCGAGTTAGAGTCCTAACTCAGGATTGTCTGAGAGTTCTGTTCCAGCGTCCAGGGTGCTGGCATATAGTTGTGAGCCTCCTTCACTAGCTCCCAatttgtgagctcaaggccagtctggtgtacacagcaagttccaggatagtgagGGGTATGTAGAGAGATCCAGTCTaagaccaacaaacaaaacaaaaacaaaaaacaaaaacagaaccccACTTTCTTTCCAGTTATTTCTTGGTGCTTTTGCACGTCAGTCAGAGGATACATTTTAGAAACTAGCTTTTTTTTCTGCTACGGGTGTTCCAGTATCAAACTCTGGTCTGTTAAGCCCTCTTCATGTTGAGCATCTCCAAGCTCCCCAATTTCTCTGCTTAGGAGAAGGTTTGGCCACCAGACTGGCTTGTGACAAACATCTTCATTTGAGGGCTGCAAAGATTGCTCCAAGGTTAAAAGTGATGGtttcttgggctagagagatggctcagcagttaagagcactgactgctcttccagaggtcctgagttcaaatcccagcaaccacatggtggctcacaaccatctgtaatgagatctgatgccctcttctggtgtgtctgaggacagctacagtgtacctatatacaataaataaataaatctttaaaaaaggggtGGGGCAGTGGCTTCTctcctagaggacccaggttcaatttccagcacctacgtGGTGGCTTGCAAACACCTCAGTTCCTGAGGACCGACTCCTTCATCTGGCCTCCCATGGGCCTGTCCACATACAATGCACtgatatgcaggcaaaacactcatacacataaaataaataaatcttaataaaaaacgAAAACTTCATTCATTCTGTAAGGATCCATTCAGCCCCTACTTGTGGTAGACACTGTGTGGGATGCCCGGACAAGGGGTTAGGTTGGGAACAACACAAGCCTTCAACAACCCAAAGTGCCTCCCGAGGGCTTTTCTTCAGCCTGTAGCAGTGAGTCTGCAACCTATGTTATGTCAGTGCTAGAGAAAATAAAGTGAGCAGCAGGACACGATGACtctcacctttaaccccagcactggggaggcagagacagaggcagaggcagacagatctctgaattcaaggccagcctggtctgtaatATGAGTTacgggacagcctgggctacacagagaaaccctgtctcagaaaacaaaaacaaacaaaaaacaaggagagacagacagacagagacagactgacagagaggGGATAAAGCAGACAAAACCACTGGTTCAGAAGGGTATCtatttattcacatattttaGCAATATGAGTGCTGTGGCTTCCcatccaccagaagagggcatcagatcatatAGATCTGATtgtggctgtgaaccaccacgtggttgctgggaattgaactcaggacctctggaagagccgccaagtgctctcaaccactgagccatctgtccagccccaggagagcatttttttttttttttatcggtGCAGTGCCTTGTGGGAAGATCATCAGGTAAAGActcagggcagagggagagaaagcccaAAGAAGAGCCTTCTAGACTAAATCATAGGCAGCACACAGTGAAGATGTAGACACCCCCTTCTGAGGAGCGTGTTCACGGCAACCCGTCAAGGAGGTTTTGTGTCAACATAGTATTGAAAACCCAAGATCACAAATAGATTGTGGCTCGCCCACcttttttaaggaaaaacaacTGCAGAGTCACAGAGAGCTGTCCAGATCCGCCCAGGGTCACCTAtcaaagacacagtgaaaggGCTTTGCCCTTTCTCTCTGAGCCACAGAGAGATCCGGGTGCCCCTTGATTATGTGTGCTGTTTAACTATGGGAGAACTGGAGAGACATTGGAGAGAAGGAGAGGCTGAGTTTTGACCATTGCTTCCACCAGTCCCAGCCCCCTTCCTTTTTATCACACAATGCTCCAGGGAGAGGTCAATAGTTCAATACCCAGTAAACGGCTTCCGTGTGGCTCGGCCATTGCTTTCAAGCCACAAGTGAGGCCTGGAGGTGGGACTGGAAGAAGAAACACAGGTTACAAAAGAATACATTCATTTGCATACTTATGTGTATGATTACCTACCAAGACCATTAAGCACCCATCTGGAAGACCGGTATGAGCGCTACTGAACTGTCTATAACCTCTTTGCTGTAGAATTATTATTACCAATATAAtattttactaattctttgagaacCTTACATAGTACATTTTAATCATACTCCAATTCCCCCCTAACTTTTTCTAGATCGACTCcccaccttcccactccctcACAATTAGTTtcccctcttttttaaaaaaaatagctcacGGAGCCCAATTTCTGTTGACCACACTCCTAGGTATGGGGCCATCCCCTTGAGTGTGTTTGACATACCCTGGTGAGGGCACACTGTTGACGAAAACAACTCTCCCTCCCCAGGGAAACATCGACTGTCAGTAGCTCCTCAGTCAGGTGTAGGGGCTCAtttacccttccttcctccaggccaaaatgttgactggcttgttCTTGTGCAAGTCTGATGCAGGTGGTCATGGCTGCTTTGCCATTGGAGTTGTGGCCAACCTCTCACATTTAGAAGTTTTCattcctctctgacctctggtaTTTACAGTActttgctctctctcccaagATCTCCAAGccttgaggtgtgtgtgtgtgtgtgtgtgtgtgtgtgtgtgtgtgtgtgtgtgtgtacatgtgtgtttgtatgtgtgcttgtgtgtgtgcatgtgtgtgtgcatgtgtgtgtttgtatgtgtgcttgtgtgtgtgtttgtatgtgtgcttgtgtgtgtgtttgtgtacatgtgtgtgtttgtgtgtgtgcatatgtgtgtttgtatgtgtgcttgtgtgtgtttgtgtgtgtgtgcatgtgtgtgtgtgtgtgtgtgtttgtgtgtgtgtgtttgtgtgtgtgcttgtgtgtgtgtttgtgtgtgtgtgtgtgtgtgtgtgtatgtgtgtgtgtgtgtgtgtgtgtgtttgtgtgtgtgtgtgtgtttgtgtgtgtgtgtgtgtgtgtcatgtgtgtgtgtttgtgtgtgtgtttgtgggtatgtgcatgtatgctaGATGCCCCACTTGTGACTTGACACTTCAATGACCCCTCACCTCTGCGCTCTGATGAGCTGTGAGTTCCGGTGCTCACACCGCCCGCTGCACAGAGAAGGTTCTCTGATGAAGTCTAAAAGCTGCGTTAAGCTATAGGTAGAGCGATGTGAGTGTAGAGTGGTTGTTCTCAACCACCCTAATGCTGCAACCTAATGCTGACAGTCCTTCTTGTTGTGgtccaaatttatttttgttgctactccataactgtaattttgctactgttgtgaatcgtaatataaatatctgatatgtaagacAGCTGATGTGCAACCcctgtaatagggttatttgaccccCATTGTGGTCTacacccacaggctgagaaccactagtTTAGCAGGTTGTTTGACATTATGTCTATTTAGCAGAACACCAGTATCAGGGGCCTGCAGACCCCCCCCCACCATGGGCTTCCTGACAGATTTGCAGCACCAGGAATGAGTTTCCTTCTCTGGACAAACCTTAAATCCAGTCACAAATGAGTTGGTTTCCACAATAACGTTCATACCACCATTGTGCCCATGGGTATATCTTACCTTCTAGTCATTATCGTCACTCACAGGTCCACAGCAATGCCAGATTGCTCGTAACCTTCCCCCAGCAGCCTACACAGAACCTTCCAGGACTTTAAAAGTTAGCCAACAGGGAAGAAGCTTCCTGGGCAGTGCCAACTGTACTTCCCCAGCCCTCTGCCAATGCATCACACATTCAGTGGTGTGGCCTCACCGTCAACTCTGGTGGGCAACCCAGAGCAAGAGCAACAGACTGCATTGTTTTGGGTTCTTGCTTTGCGGTTATAAAAATGATTTCCTAGATAAGGGAATGGAGATTCACAGAGAAGACATTTCCTAGAGCCATGCTGGAGGgttgactcagcagctaagagcactttgTTCTTCTTGCAGAGAATCCTAGTGCCCACATCAGTCAGCTCATGACCCTTTGTGATTCAAGCTCCTGGGAccccgatgacctcttctggccttggtaggaatctgtatacatgtgtgtgtgcacgcacacattcacacacacactctctcacactctcacacacacacattctcacacacattcacacacgcactctcacacacatgcattcacacatatatacacacacgcatacacattcacactcacacacacgcacacacacactcacacacactcactcacacgcatgcactcacacacatgcacacgtacacgcacacacacacacgcacacacactcacacacatacatacacgcacacacactcatatacacataaataaaaatttaaaagaatattttttaaagcagattAGACTTTGAAACGTGAATCAATGATGGCAAATCCCATTTTAAGAATCTGTAGAGAACATGTGAAGTATGATCATATCCAACGTAAATAGTGCAAAGAACGTTGTTGAACAGCAGCAATGTATTAACACTTAGAGCGggaacagaaaacacacagagtGCACAAACTCAAACCAAATGCGTGTAACAGAATTGAGAAGTGGTCTTCAGTGACATTTCAGCTTTCTCTAGTAAGTACCTTAGGGAATTGGGCCCCACAGATGGGATCCAAGACTCTTAGATCCACAGAatgtcaaagtgtgtgtgtgtgtgtgtgtgtgtgtgtgtgtgtgtgtgtgtgtgagcacgtgcacGTGTTTCAAGTTAGGAGGATATGGATGCCCCACAAGAGATGTCTGTTAACCTCAGAAGCCAGTTGTGACCCTGTTGGCAGAGTTGATGTCCCTTCCATCCCCGTTCTGGAGCAGTTCTGCCAGCCCATTGCAGTAAATCTTCTTCTTGCCCTGGAACCTGTGGTCTCTTCTTTGGAGGCAGTAACAacacagggaagggaggggcGCTCAGACAcagttccctcccccaccccccatccccctgaGTACCACCAGCCTGAGGTCCCTAGTAAGCGGGAGCAAGGGGGTGAAGATGGCAGGGTCTAGGTTACAGACAGGTGGGTCCTGCAGTTGTAATGGCGATAGAGCGGACAAGATCAGGAAGGATTTGCCAATCAATTCCGTGCAAGCGCTTGACCCACCGTACCTGACTGGTCCCCTCTGGTACTTAACTCACATTTTCAGCTGCACTCatggttttctgatttttttgtgcCATCTCTTTGGAAGTCTTGGGGACATCTTCAAGTTTCTTGACCGCCATCAGTCCCAGCTGCAGCTGGGACCGGAACCAAGTGAAAAAACTCAAGGCCGAATCTGGGCTCTTAATTTGCTCGAACATCCGGGAAATTGGGTCTTCAGCAGGATGGAGGTGCTAAGTGGGAGGAGCTGTAGGACTGAGGTCAAGGCACCCAAGCTCCAGGCCATCAACTGCAGGGAGGCCCTGATGCCCCGGGAAGAGCTCCAGACCATGGGGCAGTGGAACCCAGAACTGTAGGCACACATGTGAGTCAGAACTTCGAGGATAGGACCAGCCCTACCACGCCGAAGGTCCCGAGGGTCTGAAGCAGCAGGAGCATGGTCTCCTGAGCGGTGTAGCATTGCTTGATCTTTTCCTCTGTCCTCCCAGGATTTgccatatttccttttctttcttaatgatttctttatttttattttatgttcgttggtgttttgcctgcatgtgtgtctgtgtgagggtgccagatcccctggaactagaatcgTAGGCAGTggtagctgccatgtgggtgctgagaattgaacccgggtccctggaagagcagccagtgctcttaactccaatccttctttttcttttttaaaaattaaacttgatCTGGGCGGTGGTGGCATGCACCTTCAATGCCAGCCTTCGGGAGGCAgcggcaggcagatttctgagtccaggaccagccttgtttacagagagcattccaggacagccagggtcacataaaagaaaccctgtctcaaaaaacaacaacgaaaTTTAAACTTGGTTTATTACTGTCattgcttgtgtctgtgtgtgtgtgtgtgtgtgtgtgtgtgtgtgtgtggcatgtgtttgccatgttgtgtgtgtgtggaggtcagaggacaacgtcgttatggaattggttttctccttccacctttgtggGTCGCCAGGATTGAActatcttctgatctccacacatgcttGGTGGCATTCCAGTACccagacttcacacacacacacacacacacacacacacacacacacacacacacaccaaagcaaacaactgtaataaaaaaaaagtttaaattaactcaaactataTAAGGGAActaaacacaaaaatacaaagcTAGAACATGGCTGGAAAATGACACAAGTGTAACAACAGTGAATTTAAATTTGTTCTTGACATTTTGGATACAGACTAGCTGTGGTGGCCCCAcccctttgatcccagtactggggaggcagaagcaggtggctctctgggagtctgagaccagcctgatctacacagaaaGTCCAGGCCAACAAAGAGTACACAATATGACCGGTCTCAACACCAACAAAGGAAACCAAACCATTCTGGTAGCAGGGACAAGTGATCTGGCTCGGTTGTTAGTGTCTGCTTAGCATGCAGGTTTCTCAGGGATCTGTTCCTAGCACAGCATAAACTAGGGGGGGGGGGTTGGCACacatctgtcatctcagcactgggaaggtagaggtcaaagaatcaggagttcaaggttatccttggctacatagcaaagccagcctggactgcaggaGATGCCATctcacaaaagcaaaagcaaaccaaaccaaactaaatgtAAAAACTCCTCACACTGAGAAAGAcactgctttgttttgagacagggtctctctgtatagccctggctatcccggaacttgttatgtacaccaggctggcctcaaactcagagatccacttgcttgtatctcctgaatgctgggattaaaggcatgtaccaccacgcccAGTGAGAAAGGTAGTTAAGCCAGTGAAAAATATAAGAAGCATGAATCTCCTGCCTGCATCTCCACTGAGAAGCAGGGTTTCCAGAAAACGCTGGAGAGAGCACCTATGCTAACCAATAGTTACTAAATGAATCTGTTGAGGCTGGGACATGGGTGTGTGTAACAGATTCCCCTGACCTCTCCACATCTCCCACATGCTGGGGGCCACCACAGGCTGGTTTTTGGTGTTTATAGGGTACAGCCAAGTCATAGTACCAGGCACAGAGGGCATCCTGGTCTCCTCACAACACTCCAAATGATCGGTTCCTCCCCACCATTTCCCCCAAAGCACACCTACAAGTGTCCTGCCCAGCCCCATGCTGGCCCCAGGGCCTTGACTTCACCCCTATCATCATCTCCTTCTACTAGGAAACCCTTTTGGAAATGCAATCCCTTCCCAACCCATCTCCAATTATCCTAAATTGATCGGGCCATCTGTTTCCCGCTGGGTCATAACTGATACACTATAATTAAGGATGAGGGAGAATGCAAACGAGAGGtaatgaggagacagagaaggcaggCTACCAAACTGTATACAGCAAGCGTCCAATTTGGGGGACATTGCTcactcagaggaagaaaagaaaagaaacaattacaAATTGTCAAGAATAGATTCACCTCCCTGAGGTGACAATCTGAGACTGACAGCAGCTGTCCAGGTTGCAGGCTTTTGGGTGGATGGAATACTTAGGAACCAGTGTTGATAACAAGAGAgagcgcgcgcgcacatgcgcgcgcgcgcacgcacgcacgcacacacacacacacacacacacacacacacacacaaatacaggcgACACTCCCTGTGCTCTGGAAAGACTCCCACAAGTGAAATGTGAGACCAACTGAGAGACGAGGGAGACAGTGGTATAGACAGGGTACCCCTCCCCAACTATTTTAGACTTTTCTGTGTTTAGTAAGCTTTATCCAACGAATGCAACTTGCTAATTTTATCAGGAAAAGAAGTAGTAGCTTTAATGTTTAGAGTAAaacagagggctggagggatggctcagcggttgagagcactggctgctctttcagaggtcatgagttcaattcccagcaaccacatggtggctcacaaccatctgtaataggatctggtgcccttttctggctgcAGGCACACAtccagatagagcactcatataaaataagtaaacaaaaattaactgaaaaca
Encoded proteins:
- the LOC116893380 gene encoding interferon lambda-2-like, whose protein sequence is MLLLLLLLATVLTRTQAHPVPRATRLPVEAKDCNIAQFKSLSPQQLQAFRKAKDALEEGCPRRMWRRASRLLPRDGDLQQLQVQERQKALQAEVALTLKVLRNMTDPALVTILDQPLHTLSHIHSQLQTCTQPQPTAEPRPQSRRLSRWLHRLQEAQSKETPGCLKAYVTLNLFPLLTRDLKCVASGDQCA